The stretch of DNA CCGGTTTCGACCGCCGCGTTTGGCGTCGTAGAGGGCCTGGTCGGCAAGACCGATGAGCTCCTCGGGGGTGCGGGCGGTGTGGTGGGGCAGGCCCGCCACGCCCAGGCTGATGGTGATGGGGATGCGCGTGCCCTCAAAGACGAAGTCGTGGCGCTCGATCACCATGCGCACGCGGTCGGCCAGGGCCTGGGCCTGGTCGACGGGGGTGCCGCGGCAGACGATCGTGAATTCTTCGCCGCCGTAGCGGGCGAAGACGTCTTCGGTGCGCAGGACCCCGGAGGTGATCTCAGCCAGGTTCTTGAGGATCATGTCGCCAGCGAGGTGGCCGTAGGTGTCGTTGACCGGCTTGAAGTGGTCGACGTCGAACATGACCACGCTCAAAAAGGTGCCGTGGCGAAGCGCGAAGGGCAGCTCGGTGGAGAGGTGATTGAGCAGGTAATTCTTGTTGTAGATGCCGGTCAGCCCGTCGTGCAGGGCGGCGTCGAGCATCTGCTTTTGAAAATTTTCCTCGAGCTCATCGTGGTAGGTGAACTTGAGGATGGTGGTGGAGCCGAGCGTGATCTTGTCGCCGTCTTTGAGCTGCTGACGCTTCAAGAGGCGGTCCCCATTGAGGTAGGTGCCGTTGGCGCTCTGGAGATCCTCCACAAAGACGTCCTCGCCATACGTGATAATGCGGGCGTGGTTGCGCGAGATGCCCACGTCGTTGACGTGGAGCTCGGCGCGGGAGGAGCGACCCAGGGTGGCCTGGTCTTTGTCGACCTTGAACATCTTGCCGGTGTGGGGGCCGGAGATGACGATGAGGTAGGCCTGGTCCCGACCCTGCTTTTGTTGAGCGCGGGCCTGTCGAAGTGTGTTCGCGTCGACGATCATGGTCGCCTCGGAGCTCTCCGAGAGATCGTCGTGGTCGTAGGGATGATCGTCGGTCATCAGGTCGCCGTCAGCAGCGGGTTTAAGGGGCGCACCGAGGTTATGCGGCACGCGGGCCCGTCAACGAGGAGGATACGGGCGAAGATCACACATTATTCTAAGGGGGACATCAGCGGTGTTGAGGATACTGAAGTTACCCGGTGCAGGCAACCCGGTGGGCGTCGATCTTATGCCCGGGGAAAGGGGGCAGCCGGAGTGATAAAGCTCAAAGCATTCTGGGAGGTTGGGCGTTCAGGGGATAAGACGCGAGGGGGCGTTAGAGGCTCCCCCGATCGGGCGATTTAACGCGCGTTGCACGGCGGGACGCGTGTCTTCGGTGGCCAGCTGCTCAAGGTGCGGCAGGGCGCGCTCGGGGGCGTGGCGGCGCAAAAGTCCGATGGCGGTGATGCGGATCTGGATGTCGTCGCTTTTCAGGGCGTCGCGCCAGATATCGAAGGCTTGCGGGTGATCGTTTCGGGCCAGGGCGGTGAGTGCGCGGTGGCGCGCCTGAGCGCGGGTGCGGACCGAGGCGTTGAGCGGGTGGTCGTCGGCGCGGTGGTCGGCAGCGGCGAGCCTGGAGAGCGGCACGCGGGCCTCCTCGCTGGCGTAGAGGCTGAGGAGATCGAGGGCGCGCAGGCGGATCACGGCGCGCTCCTCCGGATCGTTCAGAAAGGCGTTGAGCCAGCCGACAACTTCGGCGGGGCTTCCGACCTGGTCGAGCTCCCGGCGATCGGGAACATGTTCAAAACCGGAGAGTAAAAACGCCAGCCTTTCAGCGCCCCGGGCGTGGGGGGCGTTTTGTGTGTCGGTCGCCGGGTCATTGAGCCCGGGGCGGGCGGGTTGGTCGTGGTCGCCGTGGGTCGGTGAGGACTGCGCGGCGGCCGGAGCGCTCAGTAGAGTCGCGACCAGGAGCAGCAGGGTGGCGAGTGTCTGGCGTGGTGTCGGATACATAAAAGATCCCCGGGAAGGGCTGTGGGCAAGAGGGTGAGGTCGCGTGGCGAGCGAGGGTAAGACCGGCCGCACGCGCTCCGCATTCAATGGTGAGGCTTCAGGGACGCACCAGCGGGTTTCGCCTCAGCACAAAGGACTGGCCGGAGGTTGTCAGGCGCTGGTCGGGGCCGAGCGAGAAGGGGAACATGAAGTTTTCGGCGTCGTCGCAGAAATAGCCCAGGTTGGGGAAGAGGCAGCTGGGTGTGTCGGTGATGGGATCCTGCGCGCTCCCCAGGTGTTCGGTGGTGTGGCGAAGGCCCAGGTAATGGCCGACCTCATGCGCCAGGATCTGACCGATGGTGGCGTTGTCTTCGCCCAGGCCGGCCGTCGAGAAGACAAGGCCGGAGGCGGGGCTGGCGTGCAGGCCGGCCGCTCCGGGAAGCCCCGCCGAGATGCCCAGCAAGCCCGGGGAGTCTTCCACGGCGAAGTCGTCGATGAGGAAGACATTGACCACCAGATTCTCATCGAGCGTGGTGCCCGGCGCCTCCGAGAGGGCGACCAGATCGAAGGCGTCGTCCAGGGTGCGGACGATGCTGTACGAGTCGGTGAGCTCGTCGGAGAGTTCTTCGTAGGCGGCGACCTCCACCTCGATGTTCATCGCATCGTAGATGGTGGCCATGGTGGCGATGGCTTCCTGAAGATCGCGGTTGGAAGCGGCGGTCGCCGCGCTCAAGCCGGGCACGCCTATGAGGTAGAAACGCAGCCGCAAGGTGCGCCCGGCCGAGGGCTGGGCGATGACGTAGTGGCAGGTCTCCGAGGCGTTGGAGGCCACGCCCATCTGGTAGGTGCCCCCGCCAAAGGTGTTGGCCAGGCTTGTGTCGTTGGTGGCCGGGAAAAGCATCGGCGCGAGACTTGTGAGGATCGCCGGGTTGATGGCGTGAAACGCATAGTCGTTCTGGATGTTGAGGGTGGAGCCATCGGGGCGGCGCAGCGTGCGCGGCTCAATGGCCAGGCCGCCCGGGTTAAAGGGGGTGAGCAAAAATCCTACCGCGCCGGCATCAACCTCAACGTCGTAGGTTTTCTGTGAGCCGCAGACGAGCTCCAGCGCCGGGGCGCCGCTCGTGTCGATCTCGGGCGGGGCGGTGGTGGAGTCGCAGAAGGAGCGGCCCTCGCGCCCCGTGCGGCAGCTGTAGCCCTGGCGGCAGTCGGCGTCGGTGGCGCAGCCGGCCATGCAGGTGGGATGGTTGTTTTGCACCAGGCAGATGCCGCCGTTGCAGTCTTCATCATCGCTGCAGTAGCGGGTGGTGCAGTAGCCGCCCGGAAACGAGACCTCGCCATTGTCTTTCTCAACCTCGCGGATGCAACTTCCGCCCTTGCAGCCCAGGTTGGCGCCGCAGGGCTCGCCATCGTCGGCGCCATCGGGGTTGCGGGGGCCTTCGGACTGCTCGTTTTCCTGGCAGTAGGCCGGCTCGTTTTCGTCATTAGCCAGGCAGCTGTAGCCAAAGCGGCAGTCCTGGTCGCTCTCACAGGCGGCCATGCAGGCGAAGACCACGTCGTCGGCCTCGGCCTCCGGGTTGAGCGTAACGCAGGCGCCGTCGTCGCAGCCCTGGTCGGGGTTGCAGCCGATGCTGGCGCAGTAGCCGCCGTAGAGGTTGGTCAGGCAGGTCAGGCCCTCCTCGCAGGCCACATCGCTGGTGCAGGGGGCGCCGGGTTTGCCGGGCTCACTGCCCACAGCCAGGTCGGCCGGAAGGCATACCGGGGTGTCGTCGACCAGCGTGCAGGCGTAGCCCTCACCGGCGCGCTCGCAGCTGTTGTCACGATCGCAGCGCTCGTAACAGGCGGCCTCGCCAGCCAGGGGCAGCACCAGACACTCCGATGAAAATCCCAGGCAGCCCTCCTCTTCGCAGCTGAGCTCGGAGCAGTAGCCACCCGGATAGCCATCTTGCTCGTCGAGGCAATAGCCGCCCAGGCACTCCAGGCCGCTCTCGCAGGGGGCGCCGGTGCTGATGGAGTCGACAAACTCGGCGACCTGCTGGAGCTGCTCGCAGGCGCTTAAGGTGAGCAGCGCGCACAGCAGCGCCAGCAGATGCAAAGGGGTAAGAACATGCCGACGGGGCGCATAAAACATAGGGGAAGCTCGATCGTCGGGGGGGAGGTGTGTGGCGAGTCATGGTCAGCGATAGACGGTGGGGCGATGCGCCCTATTCAAGCGGAGTGCGGGGCCGGTGTCGAGGGGGAGTTGCAGAGCCCGGGGCTGCGGCGGTCTTTTCAGCGTGGGGGCGATGTCGTAGAGTTTCGCCGTCCCCACAGCTGTGTGGCGGCGTAGGCCACGCGCTAAAAGCGCCTGGCACCGCCGGCAGCGTCGGGTGGGGGGCGTGGCTTCGCCGTCGAAGCGCGTGTCGTCGCAGTAGAAGGTAGAGGGATATGGTGCAGCGCCCCTTGTACGCCCACGACCCCGAGTCGAGTCTTTTCGCCATCGCGATAGGCTCCTCGCCGGTGCAGATCTGGAGAGCGAAGCCCGGTGCGAGCGCCGAGAGCGGCCCCCGCGAAGAAGCGGCCGCCGGAGAGCTGCGCCTCGACGGGGTGGGCCAGGTCGTGGGGCTTGCGCTGGAGGGGCAGGTGCTGGTCACCGTGCTCAGCGGCGGGGAGGTCGCCGGCTGGGATCTGGGCGGACTGATTGAAGAGGGGAGTGAGGCTACCGTGCGCTCGTTATGGCGCATCGAGACCGGCTTGAGGCTGGTCTGTGCGGCCCACCACCGGGGTAACTCGAAACGCCCCCGGCTCGCCATGGGCGCCGAGTCTGGCGAGGTGCTGCTCCTGGAACTCCATGGCGAGAGCGCCCCGAAGTTGGCCCGTGGCGCGGTCCATCGCGATAAAATCGAGGTCTTGAGCTTCTCGCAGGACGACGCCTGCCTGGCCAGCTCGGCCCGCGATCGCCTGATCGTGATCTGGTCCACCGAGCTCGGCGACGACGAAACGCTGAAACCTCAGCGCGAGCTTCGCGGCTCGGGCGGCTGGCCCCTGGCGCTGGCCTTCTCCGAGGATCATCGCCGCCTGGTCAGCGGGTGCATGGATAACGGCGTCTACCTCTGGGATCTGGAGGCCGAGGAGCCTCTGGAGGCCGTGCGTTTTGATCACGCCGGCTGGGTCGACGACGTGTGCTGGGCCGGCGGCGACGCGGTGATCGTCAGCGCCTCCTGGGATAATTGCGTGGGGGTCTTTGGCGCCACCCCGCTCAAGCCCCGCTTTTTGATGGGCTTTCACACCGACTATGTCGTGCGCCTGATGGCTGTGCCGCGCACAACCCTGGTGGTGGCCGCAAGCTACGACGGGCGGTTGACCGTCTGGGACTGGGCCCTGGGCCAGCTCGAAGGCGTGCTCAGCGGGCACGCCGACTGGGTCACCGAGATGGTGTGGCTGGGGCGCGGGCGTCTGGCGAGCCTCTCAAGCGACGGCACCGCTCGCCTGTGGTCGCTCAAGACGATGCGCTGCGAGGTGGTGCTGGGACGCGCGCCGGTGGAGCGCTTCGAGCTGGGTGGAAGTTTCGACCTGGCCTCCTTCGGGGTGGGCGCCGAGACCACCCGCGTCGGCGCACCCGGCGATGAGGAGGAGCTGGCCACCGCCACGGTGCGCCGCTTCGACGGACGCGGAGAGCGCTGGCAGAGCGGCGTGCACCGCACCGCGCTGGCGATGATGGACGAGGCGATGGCCTCGGCCCGCAGTATTTTTGGCGAAGACTCCGAGGGGGCTCAGGCGCGCTCCGAGGGCTCGAAGATCTCCGAAGTCTCAGCAGTCTCCGAGACCTCGGAAGTCTCCAACGCCTCTCCTACATCGCCGGGTGCGGCGCGCTCCGAGGGGAAGGGGGAGGCCGCCGGTGAGGCTTCTCTGGATGACCCCGGGTCGGGTTATGTGTTTGAAGATAAAGGGGAATCTGTCGGTGGTGGGGAGGCGCCTTCGAGCGATGCTCCCGACCCCCTCGACGATCTCGACGCGGAGCTCGACGCCCTGGAAGATGCCCTCGACGCGCTCAGCGAGGTGGGGGAGGTCGGCGATTCCGACTCCTGGTTTAACAGCTGGAGCAACGAGCATCCCGACAGCGGCATGTTCGAGCGGCCCGCCACCTCGCCAGCGTCCAACTCGCCACGCGCGAGCGAAGCCGAGGTGGCTCCGCACGCGGCCGATGCGCTGAGCGAGCCCGAGGTCTTTCCGCCCACCGAGGATGGCGGGGAGATCGAGGCCTCACCGGAAGCTTCACTCGAGGGGGAGAGCGACGCGCCGGCGATGGGGCCGGGCGCGGCGATCAGCGAGTCCGGGCCAATCAGTGAGCCCGAAGGCGGCGGGGAGCTCACCGAGGTGGGGCTTGTGGGCGCGAGCGCCGACTCCGAGTCTGCGCCTTCGGCCGAAGCGTCGCCTCCGGCGGAGATGCCTGTCGAGCCCGACGAAAACGTTGAGGTCGCGGCGCTCGACGAGGCCACCGGCGATCTTGAGGAGAGCGTAGAGCGGCTGGCCGCGGCGGACGCCGCCTCCCTGGCCATCCTCGAAGAGCACTCCGAGCCGGCGCTCGCCACGCCGCGCGCGGACGATGCGGAGGCTGAAGCGAACGAGGCCGAAGGGGCGGAAGACGAGCCCTCCGAAGGCATTGAGCTTGAAGGGGCGGCCGACGATCTTGTGGATGAAGGCGTGTTCTCCTCGATCTTTGAGCCCTCCCCCGAGGCGCCGGTGGTGCTGGACGCGTCGCGGGCCGGCCTGAGCAATCTGGTGCGCGATGCGATCTCGGAGGTCGTGGAAGTCGAGCCTTCCGAGCCGGACGTGGCGGAAAAGGTTGAGCATGTCGAAAAGGTTGAGGCGGCGCCTGCCTCATCGGCCACTGAGGATGGGGAACCGGAGTCGGAGCCTGAACCTGAGCCCGAGCCCGAACCTGAGATTAAATCGACCGTCAAACGCTCGCTGCGCGCGCGGCTCAAAGCGGCCACGCTGAAGTTGAGGCAGGAGGAGGCCGAGCAAGCCGAGCAAAACGAGGTCGGTGCCGCGGCCGACGCCGAGAGCGATCCGCTGGATATTATGGGGGAGGCCTTTGATCTGCCCTCCGAGGTGGTCCGGAGCGCGGCGCCCTCAACCCGCGGTGAAGCGCAGGCCGATGAGGCACCCAAACCGGTCGGGGTGGATCCGGACTACAACCCGGTGCCCATTGAGCCGGGCGACGCCATCGCCGATCTGGTGCCCGACGACCTGGCTTTTGACGAGGTGTTCGGGGCCTTTGGTGACGTTGAAAGCCAGGAGGCGCCGCCCGCCGCGGAGACTGCTTCGCCGGAGGTTGAACCGGCGCCGGCAGAGAGCGATGCCGCAGAAGTTGGCATGGCAAGCGGGGATGAGGGCGATGAGGCGTCGGCTGGCGAGGAGGCAAACGCGGCCTCGGCGCCGGCGTTGAACGAAGATGTCTCGGAGCCGGAGGTCGCAGGGGCGTCGTCGCCGGAGGAGGCTGAGAGCGGCGGGGACGCGGGAGATTCTGAGTCGGCTGAGGGTATCGAGCCTTCCGTCGAGGACGAGAACGAGGACTTGCCGGAAACCTCGGGGGCGGACAGCACCCATGAGCTGCGTGTGGCCGAAGTCGAAGCGCTGGCCGCCGCCTCGGAGGTGGGGGATGAGGCGCCTGTGACCTCGCCAGGGCTTAAATCGCTGCGAGCGGACGACGTCACCGGGCGCATTGAGGTGCACCCGGAGGTCGCCGCCAGCGTCAGCGGGGAGGAGGCCGTCGGCGCGGGGACCGAGCCTCTTGATGAGGCCGCGCCGGGCAGTGAGGTGGTGGACGATGAGGACGCGGCGCCGGTGGTGGAGCGCTCCGGAGAGCTCGCCGTGAGCGAGCGGCCCGGGGAGGTCTCCGGGGCGCGCACGCTGACCTCCTTTCTGGGCTCGGCGGTGCGCGACGAGCGCGAAGAACGCGACGAAGACGACGCGCCACGCTGGCCGACGGCCGCCAGTGAGGCGAAGCGGGATGCGGCGGAGTCGATAAAAGTCGAGCAAAATCAGCAGGATGCGTCTTTTGATGGCGACGCGGCCACGCAGATGCTCGACGCCGACGCGCTTCCTCCGGTGGCCGGCTCCTCGCCATGGGCCGAGGAGCGCAGCTCCCACCGCACCGCCCGCCGCGGCGTGCCTGCGCGCGAGGTCTCTGAGCCCGCCGCGCTTGATCCGGGGACGGTGCCGGTCTTTGAGGAAGATGAGCCAGTCGCTCCCACGCTCGATCCGGTGGCCGAGGAGAGCGAGGCTGAGGTCGATGAGAACTATGGAAACTCCACGCAGATGTGGGGCGGGCTTTTCAACGCGCCCGGTGGGGTGCGCGACCCGGGGCCTGAGCGAGAGCTGACGCGCGCGCAGGATTTGAGCGCGTTTGCGCGGCGAGAGAAGACCCAGGGGCGGGGTCAGCATAAGAGTGAGGCGGAAGCGACCAGGCGCAGCAACGTCAGCGACCATGTGCGCGGGATCTTGCGCGGCGAAGAGGCCCTGCCGGAGATGACTCTGGGCGACGCCTCAACCAGCGCGCAGAGCGTGCCGGAGGCCCTGATAGGCGCAGCCGACTCGGAGGTCTCCTCGCGCCTTCAGCCCGGGCAGGCCGCGCGCAAAGATGAGCTTGTGGTGCCTGAGGTTGCGGCGGCCTCGCAACAGGAAGGCGCACAGCGGCTGAGCCTGGGGCTCGAAGAGTTCTGGGATCGGGCCACGGCG from Lujinxingia vulgaris encodes:
- a CDS encoding zinc-dependent metalloprotease family protein — protein: MFYAPRRHVLTPLHLLALLCALLTLSACEQLQQVAEFVDSISTGAPCESGLECLGGYCLDEQDGYPGGYCSELSCEEEGCLGFSSECLVLPLAGEAACYERCDRDNSCERAGEGYACTLVDDTPVCLPADLAVGSEPGKPGAPCTSDVACEEGLTCLTNLYGGYCASIGCNPDQGCDDGACVTLNPEAEADDVVFACMAACESDQDCRFGYSCLANDENEPAYCQENEQSEGPRNPDGADDGEPCGANLGCKGGSCIREVEKDNGEVSFPGGYCTTRYCSDDEDCNGGICLVQNNHPTCMAGCATDADCRQGYSCRTGREGRSFCDSTTAPPEIDTSGAPALELVCGSQKTYDVEVDAGAVGFLLTPFNPGGLAIEPRTLRRPDGSTLNIQNDYAFHAINPAILTSLAPMLFPATNDTSLANTFGGGTYQMGVASNASETCHYVIAQPSAGRTLRLRFYLIGVPGLSAATAASNRDLQEAIATMATIYDAMNIEVEVAAYEELSDELTDSYSIVRTLDDAFDLVALSEAPGTTLDENLVVNVFLIDDFAVEDSPGLLGISAGLPGAAGLHASPASGLVFSTAGLGEDNATIGQILAHEVGHYLGLRHTTEHLGSAQDPITDTPSCLFPNLGYFCDDAENFMFPFSLGPDQRLTTSGQSFVLRRNPLVRP
- a CDS encoding GGDEF domain-containing protein → MTDDHPYDHDDLSESSEATMIVDANTLRQARAQQKQGRDQAYLIVISGPHTGKMFKVDKDQATLGRSSRAELHVNDVGISRNHARIITYGEDVFVEDLQSANGTYLNGDRLLKRQQLKDGDKITLGSTTILKFTYHDELEENFQKQMLDAALHDGLTGIYNKNYLLNHLSTELPFALRHGTFLSVVMFDVDHFKPVNDTYGHLAGDMILKNLAEITSGVLRTEDVFARYGGEEFTIVCRGTPVDQAQALADRVRMVIERHDFVFEGTRIPITISLGVAGLPHHTARTPEELIGLADQALYDAKRGGRNRVGVAPF
- a CDS encoding HEAT repeat domain-containing protein produces the protein MYPTPRQTLATLLLLVATLLSAPAAAQSSPTHGDHDQPARPGLNDPATDTQNAPHARGAERLAFLLSGFEHVPDRRELDQVGSPAEVVGWLNAFLNDPEERAVIRLRALDLLSLYASEEARVPLSRLAAADHRADDHPLNASVRTRAQARHRALTALARNDHPQAFDIWRDALKSDDIQIRITAIGLLRRHAPERALPHLEQLATEDTRPAVQRALNRPIGGASNAPSRLIP